Proteins from a genomic interval of Lycium ferocissimum isolate CSIRO_LF1 chromosome 2, AGI_CSIRO_Lferr_CH_V1, whole genome shotgun sequence:
- the LOC132036456 gene encoding adenylyl-sulfate kinase 3-like, with product MIIRSFRFKMGAIGKCSSIYRTSPEIDFPEPSSGKLGLINLPTCNFNGKSFTEVKTSLVAPLRAIEASRTSQVNGKLEKIQRSGCDSHDDLPTNDCNGKGIPQMSTIGNSTNIVWHKCTVEKCDREELLQQRGCVIWVTGLSGSGKSSLACALSRGLHARGKLTYILDGDNLRHGLNRDLSFRAEDRAENIRRTGEVAKLFADAGVICIASLISPYRKERDACRALLAEGDFIEVFMDVPLHVCEARDPKGLYKLARAGKIKGFTGIDDPYEPPLTSEIVLRQNQGLCDSPNDLADTVISYLDKKGYLKA from the exons ATGATAATTCGCTCATTTCGATTCAAAATGGGTGCAATTGGAAAATGTTCTTCGATTTATCGGACTTCACCGGAAATTGATTTTCCGGAGCCCTCGTCGGGGAAATTAGGGTTAATAAATTTACCGACATGTAATTTCAATGGTAAATCGTTTACCGAGGTAAAAACGAGCTTGGTAGCGCCTTTAAGAGCAATCGAAGCTTCTAGAACGTCTCAAGTCAACggaaaacttgaaaaaattCAACGGTCAGGATGTGATTCCCACGACGATTTGCCTACAAATGATTGCAATG GTAAAGGTATACCTCAGATGTCTACAATCGGGAATTCGACAAACATTGTCTGGCACAAGTGTACTGTAGAGAAATGTGACAGAGAGGAGTTGCTTCAACAACGGGGTTGTGTTATATGGGTAACTGGCCTCAGTGGTTCAG GGAAGAGTAGTCTGGCATGTGCTCTAAGTCGTGGCTTACATGCTCGGGGAAAACTCACCTACATCCTTGATGGTGATAATCTTCGCCATGGTCTGAATCGTGATCTTAGTTTCAGAGCAGAAGATCGAGCAGAAAATATAAGAcggactg GGGAGGTGGCAAAGCTTTTTGCGGATGCTGGAGTTATTTGCATTGCCAGTTTGATATCTCCCTACAGGAAGGAGCGAGATGCATGTCGCGCTTTACTGGCAGAAGGGGATTTCATTGAG GTGTTCATGGATGTTCCTCTGCATGTATGTGAGGCAAGGGATCCTAAGGGGTTGTACAAACTTGCTCGAGCTGGGAAAATAAAAG GTTTTACCGGTATTGATGATCCATATGAGCCACCCCTAACGTCTGAG ATAGTTTTACGTCAGAACCAAGGGCTATGCGATTCTCCTAATGATTTGGCCGATACAGTGATCTCATACTTGGACAAAAAAGGGTACCTGAAAGCATAA